A single window of Methylocella tundrae DNA harbors:
- a CDS encoding phage tail protein, which translates to MSFLRQRKTTSQIPLYTGLQIQTSSSAVPIQIVYGANKIAPNVIWTGGFSYTTEKTKAGKGGGSISGYDYRCGFALGLCEGPINAVGGVWSGQSITYLWNLGLGLFYGSMPQTPWGYLTASFPGQDLAYGGLAYVATASFDLGSSPSLPSLSFDVHGLLVGTGLINSWDANPALVIQDLLTNPQYGVGFPAASIDSTTLLGGSGGSSYQAYCTAAHLALSPVLANQEAASSILSRWLQLTNTAAVWSGGKLKFITYGDAPLTQSGVSFIPNVTPIYDLADDDFVISDDADPVEVVRSDPFTAKNWVTLETLDRNNWYDATPVQVWDQNAIELYGLHMDSSITAHEICEPSIGRISAQLLLQRSLYVRNTYQFKLGFEYCLLEPMDLVAISDVGLGMNKFPVRIVSIEEDGSGILSLTAEDFTGGAATAAAYPVQAGSNTALDHGVSPSPVNQVIIFEPPPDLTNGVAEVWIAISGGLAPIYKLAEDGTTGNHEARWNGPVGAIGDIATITILIQAAERNAVSLRANDGVAVNQCDFDLTGMTATQSTVGAFSAVSIVEGARGFKVISASVPLKAASTVPSFSLCLADPIGTISYAGAPGSGLYVWDVELATGLESLSASANAPELIGATIVATTLATPEGSAGAADPYWGGALVYLSTDNATYAQIGKISGPSRQGVLTASAPAPTGSNPDVANAISVDLAGSGGALASGTAADARNGVTLCIVDHELFSYQTATLTAANAYALTYLERGLYGSVASSHNVNAPFARLDDAIFKYPLPAAFVGMPVYLKFPSFNIFGASVQDLSTCAVYTYTPVGSGISGPVAQALGVGAALDYGSAASGVNESDDFGVASDPYVITIDLGLASA; encoded by the coding sequence GTGAGCTTCCTGCGCCAGAGGAAAACTACATCGCAAATCCCGCTCTATACGGGTCTTCAAATCCAGACGTCCAGCTCGGCTGTTCCGATCCAAATTGTTTACGGCGCTAACAAGATTGCGCCGAACGTCATATGGACCGGAGGGTTCAGCTATACAACGGAGAAGACGAAGGCAGGGAAAGGTGGCGGATCCATTAGCGGCTATGACTACAGATGCGGCTTCGCCCTCGGCTTGTGCGAAGGCCCAATCAATGCCGTTGGCGGCGTGTGGAGCGGCCAGTCCATTACATATCTGTGGAATCTCGGATTAGGGCTCTTCTACGGCTCGATGCCCCAGACCCCTTGGGGATATTTGACGGCTTCCTTTCCCGGACAAGATCTGGCGTATGGCGGACTTGCCTATGTCGCCACGGCGTCGTTTGACCTTGGGTCTAGCCCCAGCTTGCCTTCGCTTTCCTTCGACGTGCATGGATTACTCGTAGGGACAGGGCTCATTAACTCGTGGGACGCGAATCCGGCGCTCGTGATCCAGGATCTTCTAACTAATCCACAATATGGCGTCGGCTTTCCAGCAGCTAGCATCGACTCGACAACTCTGCTGGGCGGTTCGGGAGGCTCGTCATACCAGGCCTACTGTACTGCGGCGCACCTTGCCCTTTCCCCCGTGCTCGCCAACCAGGAAGCGGCAAGCAGCATCCTCAGCCGGTGGCTTCAATTGACCAATACCGCCGCTGTGTGGTCCGGCGGCAAATTGAAATTCATCACCTATGGTGACGCTCCCTTAACGCAGAGCGGCGTTTCCTTCATTCCGAACGTCACGCCGATCTACGATCTGGCGGATGATGACTTCGTCATCAGCGACGACGCCGACCCTGTTGAGGTCGTAAGAAGCGACCCTTTTACCGCAAAGAATTGGGTGACCCTTGAAACCCTCGACCGGAACAATTGGTATGATGCGACGCCCGTTCAAGTGTGGGATCAAAACGCAATAGAGCTGTATGGGCTCCACATGGACTCCTCGATCACGGCGCATGAGATTTGCGAGCCCTCGATTGGTCGAATATCGGCGCAGCTACTTCTTCAGCGCAGTCTGTACGTTAGAAACACTTACCAATTCAAACTGGGATTCGAGTATTGTTTGCTCGAACCGATGGATCTCGTCGCGATTAGTGACGTAGGCCTGGGAATGAATAAGTTTCCTGTACGCATTGTATCCATTGAAGAGGATGGGTCTGGGATTCTCAGCCTTACGGCTGAGGACTTCACAGGAGGAGCTGCAACTGCGGCGGCTTATCCCGTGCAGGCGGGGTCGAATACGGCCTTGGATCATGGCGTATCTCCCTCGCCGGTCAATCAGGTCATCATATTCGAACCGCCGCCGGATCTGACGAACGGCGTTGCGGAGGTGTGGATCGCCATCTCCGGTGGCCTCGCGCCGATATATAAGCTGGCTGAGGACGGAACGACGGGGAATCATGAAGCGAGGTGGAATGGACCAGTTGGCGCCATAGGCGATATAGCTACCATCACCATTTTGATTCAGGCTGCGGAACGCAATGCCGTCAGCTTGCGTGCAAATGATGGCGTGGCGGTCAACCAATGTGATTTTGATCTGACCGGAATGACCGCCACGCAAAGCACGGTGGGCGCATTCTCAGCGGTCTCTATTGTTGAAGGGGCTCGTGGATTTAAAGTGATCTCGGCGTCGGTTCCACTCAAAGCCGCTTCCACCGTGCCGTCTTTTTCACTGTGTCTCGCGGACCCCATCGGGACGATTTCGTATGCTGGCGCGCCCGGAAGCGGCCTTTATGTCTGGGATGTAGAGCTCGCCACCGGACTCGAAAGCTTGTCGGCTTCAGCTAACGCGCCCGAGTTAATCGGCGCTACGATCGTGGCGACGACGCTGGCGACGCCCGAGGGGTCCGCGGGAGCGGCGGATCCCTATTGGGGCGGAGCGCTTGTTTATCTTTCGACAGACAACGCCACCTACGCGCAGATCGGCAAGATCAGCGGACCTTCGCGCCAGGGCGTATTAACGGCTTCGGCGCCCGCACCAACCGGAAGCAATCCGGATGTCGCAAACGCGATTTCGGTGGACCTTGCAGGGAGCGGCGGCGCTCTTGCGTCGGGCACAGCCGCTGACGCTCGGAACGGAGTAACGCTCTGCATTGTTGATCATGAGCTGTTCTCTTACCAAACGGCGACCCTCACAGCAGCCAACGCCTACGCGCTGACCTATTTGGAGCGCGGACTTTATGGCTCTGTCGCGTCATCCCACAATGTGAACGCGCCTTTCGCTCGCCTCGATGACGCGATTTTCAAGTATCCGCTGCCAGCCGCCTTCGTTGGGATGCCGGTCTATTTGAAATTCCCGAGCTTTAATATCTTCGGCGCGTCCGTGCAAGATTTGTCGACCTGCGCGGTATACACGTACACTCCAGTTGGGTCCGGTATAAGCGGACCGGTGGCTCAGGCGCTTGGGGTTGGGGCAGCCCTTGATTATGGATCGGCGGCCTCCGGCGTCAATGAATCTGATGATTTCGGCGTAGCCTCTGATCCTTATGTGATCACTATCGATTTGGGATTGGCATCAGCATGA
- a CDS encoding SGNH/GDSL hydrolase family protein: MGALPANVASGETIYAKIRRVAGVAKDNHPHMIDPTTGLPQLMANPPTITAGAYANQAAATTAGYSKVYTALANQNIFYSTGGWTTWYATNYLRLPSTTVFPTGNGNAGSNPNIAASSGRHTFIADSAKFLVGTTGSSNFRLIVDGKYVSLSPIVSSAASPSLTLVDFTSVGGRQRRRISIETQSNTAFYGVDVGPTEGLYAVSSVDHIRYIQMGDSITFDTMTGTPAVPGDGFGHVMADRLGISDYRPAGNGGTGYAANNNGAGLRMQEHMFDALNWSPDIIGLCAGINDDSAFGWAASQPGLASCIGQARAYSATLPVLVFGVIGSAGGALAAAHASWEASLSAYLSALNDPNIIYVPIVTDPAGPTFTGSGSVAAPAGDGNSDLYFAVSGSPHPNVAGHTHLGYRMADGVLTAIMGKA, from the coding sequence ATGGGCGCTCTTCCAGCGAACGTTGCTTCCGGCGAAACCATCTACGCCAAAATCCGCCGCGTCGCGGGCGTGGCGAAGGACAATCACCCCCATATGATTGACCCAACGACCGGTCTGCCGCAGCTTATGGCGAACCCGCCGACGATCACGGCAGGCGCGTACGCCAATCAGGCGGCGGCGACGACGGCGGGATATTCGAAAGTTTACACCGCTCTGGCGAATCAAAATATCTTCTATTCGACCGGGGGATGGACAACTTGGTATGCCACAAACTATCTGAGATTGCCGAGCACAACGGTATTCCCGACCGGCAATGGCAACGCGGGCTCCAATCCAAATATCGCCGCATCGTCGGGGCGGCATACCTTTATCGCGGATTCCGCAAAATTCCTGGTCGGGACGACCGGCAGCTCGAATTTTCGCCTGATTGTGGATGGCAAATATGTGAGCCTCTCGCCGATCGTCTCCAGTGCGGCGTCGCCCAGCCTCACCCTTGTTGATTTCACGAGCGTCGGAGGTCGCCAGCGTCGGCGCATATCAATTGAAACGCAGAGTAACACCGCATTCTACGGCGTCGATGTTGGCCCGACAGAGGGCCTCTATGCGGTATCGAGCGTCGATCACATCCGCTACATCCAGATGGGCGACAGCATCACTTTCGACACGATGACGGGAACCCCCGCGGTTCCCGGCGACGGCTTCGGGCATGTCATGGCGGACCGCCTCGGCATCAGCGATTACCGGCCGGCGGGCAATGGCGGCACTGGATATGCCGCGAACAACAACGGCGCCGGCCTGCGGATGCAGGAGCATATGTTCGACGCGCTGAACTGGAGCCCGGACATCATTGGCCTCTGCGCCGGAATCAATGACGACTCGGCCTTCGGATGGGCCGCGTCGCAGCCCGGCCTCGCGTCCTGCATAGGACAGGCGAGGGCTTATTCGGCGACCCTTCCGGTCCTTGTGTTCGGCGTCATCGGAAGCGCGGGCGGCGCGTTGGCGGCGGCGCATGCTTCCTGGGAGGCGTCGCTTTCGGCCTATTTATCCGCCCTCAACGATCCGAACATCATCTATGTCCCGATCGTCACCGATCCCGCCGGCCCAACCTTCACCGGGTCCGGCTCGGTCGCCGCGCCCGCCGGGGACGGAAACTCGGACCTCTACTTCGCGGTCTCGGGTAGCCCTCACCCGAATGTCGCGGGCCATACCCATCTCGGATACCGCATGGCCGATGGGGTGCTGACCGCCATCATGGGCAAGGCGTAA
- a CDS encoding DUF2460 domain-containing protein, producing the protein MTPAAFPTLPGQAWSVHKRPTFSTRIVSNSSGREARTPLYTYPLYEFELTFEGLASTSALPGLGANSLQSLLGLYLQCQGQFGTFLYTDPGDSAMVGQAIAVGDGVTTAFPFVRTLGGFTEPVGWVLSVQNVYLDGARQTGGWTLSTPNNLTFLAPPASNVFISADFIFAFECRFLDDQNDFENFMAGLWQVQSLKFRSVKP; encoded by the coding sequence ATGACGCCGGCCGCCTTTCCCACGTTGCCTGGACAAGCATGGTCTGTCCACAAGCGACCAACATTCTCGACCCGAATCGTCAGCAACTCTTCTGGCAGGGAAGCGCGAACGCCACTCTACACTTATCCGCTCTATGAATTCGAATTGACTTTTGAAGGCCTCGCTTCGACCTCGGCGCTTCCCGGGCTCGGCGCGAACTCCCTCCAAAGTTTGCTAGGGCTCTATTTGCAATGCCAGGGTCAGTTCGGCACCTTCCTCTACACGGATCCGGGTGACAGCGCTATGGTTGGACAGGCCATTGCCGTTGGCGATGGCGTTACGACGGCTTTTCCATTCGTCCGAACATTGGGGGGCTTTACGGAGCCTGTCGGGTGGGTGCTTTCTGTTCAGAACGTCTACCTGGACGGCGCGCGCCAAACAGGTGGATGGACCTTATCAACGCCCAATAATCTGACTTTCTTGGCGCCTCCGGCGAGTAATGTGTTCATCTCGGCGGATTTCATCTTCGCATTCGAATGCAGGTTTCTCGATGATCAGAATGACTTTGAGAATTTTATGGCCGGGCTCTGGCAAGTTCAGTCGTTGAAATTTAGATCGGTGAAGCCATGA
- a CDS encoding UPF0262 family protein, producing MSGTDPGARNRLVSVTLDEASIGRSTADKEHERQIAIYDLLEENSFGVPGHDAGPYALKIGLQDSKLVLEILDEGNAPLVAHILSLTPLRGLLKDYFFVCESYYAAIRTAMPGQIEAIDMGRRALHNEGAQMLIERLKGKIDCDIDTARRIFTLVAALHWKG from the coding sequence ATGAGCGGAACGGATCCCGGCGCCCGCAATCGGCTCGTATCTGTGACGCTTGACGAGGCCTCAATCGGCCGAAGCACGGCTGACAAGGAACACGAGCGCCAGATCGCGATCTACGATTTACTGGAAGAGAACAGCTTTGGCGTGCCTGGACACGACGCCGGCCCTTATGCGCTCAAGATTGGCCTCCAGGATTCGAAGCTCGTCCTGGAAATTCTCGACGAAGGCAACGCTCCGCTGGTGGCGCATATTCTTTCCTTGACGCCTTTGCGGGGGTTGCTCAAAGACTACTTTTTTGTTTGCGAAAGCTATTATGCCGCGATCAGAACGGCGATGCCAGGACAGATCGAGGCCATCGACATGGGACGGCGGGCGCTCCACAACGAAGGCGCCCAGATGCTGATAGAGCGCCTCAAAGGCAAAATCGATTGCGATATCGATACGGCGCGCCGGATTTTCACGCTAGTCGCCGCATTGCACTGGAAGGGCTAG
- the hisD gene encoding histidinol dehydrogenase, which translates to MPLRLDARRADFSVSFQALLAMKREAAEDVDQLVQGIIADVVANGDDALISYSRKFDKVDLAGLGLRVSSADVDAAFGLCDEEALAALRLAHTRIVAFHERQYPHDERFTDELGVELGWRWRSIESVGLYVPGGTASYPSSVLMNATPAKVAGVERVVMVVPAPGGEIKPLVLAAAKLAGVDEVYRIGGAQAIAALAYGTRTIAPVAKIVGPGNAYVAAAKRRVFGTVGIDMIAGPSEVLIIADKHANPEWIAADLLAQAEHDAAAQSILITDDASVADAVEAAVKRQLASLPRQAIAAASWRDFGAIILVADLRDSIPLADRLAPEHLEIVTADPEALSLGIRNAGAIFLGAYTPEAIGDYVGGSNHVLPTARSARFSSGLNVLDFMKKTSILKCVAQSLSVLGPAAIALGRAEGLDAHARSVALRLDKGSA; encoded by the coding sequence ATGCCCTTGCGGCTGGATGCCAGGAGAGCGGATTTTAGCGTTTCCTTTCAGGCGCTTCTCGCCATGAAAAGGGAGGCGGCCGAAGACGTCGATCAACTCGTGCAGGGGATTATCGCCGATGTTGTCGCGAACGGAGACGATGCGCTCATCAGCTATTCGCGAAAATTCGACAAAGTTGACCTCGCTGGACTGGGATTGCGCGTCAGCTCCGCCGACGTTGATGCTGCGTTCGGTCTCTGCGATGAGGAAGCTCTAGCCGCGCTCAGGCTGGCGCACACACGAATCGTCGCCTTTCACGAGCGGCAGTATCCGCACGATGAGCGCTTCACGGATGAACTGGGGGTTGAACTCGGATGGCGCTGGCGCTCGATTGAATCTGTCGGGCTTTACGTGCCTGGGGGGACCGCAAGCTATCCCTCGTCGGTGTTGATGAATGCGACCCCGGCTAAGGTCGCCGGCGTCGAACGTGTTGTTATGGTCGTGCCCGCGCCGGGAGGCGAAATCAAACCGCTGGTCTTGGCGGCGGCAAAACTTGCTGGCGTCGATGAGGTCTATCGCATTGGCGGCGCGCAAGCGATCGCGGCGCTGGCCTATGGCACGAGGACGATCGCGCCGGTCGCCAAAATCGTCGGTCCAGGCAATGCATATGTCGCGGCCGCCAAGCGCCGCGTTTTTGGGACCGTCGGCATCGACATGATTGCTGGACCGTCCGAAGTCTTGATCATCGCCGACAAGCACGCTAACCCAGAGTGGATCGCGGCCGATCTCCTCGCCCAGGCCGAGCATGACGCGGCGGCTCAATCGATCCTGATTACTGACGATGCAAGCGTTGCCGACGCTGTCGAAGCCGCTGTGAAGCGTCAATTGGCGTCGCTTCCGCGCCAGGCAATCGCCGCCGCCAGCTGGCGCGATTTTGGCGCGATCATTCTTGTTGCCGACTTGCGGGATAGCATACCGCTGGCGGATCGTCTGGCGCCTGAACATCTTGAAATCGTTACGGCGGACCCCGAGGCGCTGAGCCTTGGCATACGAAATGCCGGCGCGATATTTCTTGGCGCCTATACCCCGGAGGCGATTGGCGATTATGTCGGTGGCTCCAACCATGTCTTGCCCACCGCGCGCTCCGCGCGATTTTCATCCGGTCTAAATGTCCTCGACTTCATGAAGAAGACGTCGATCCTGAAATGTGTCGCTCAAAGCCTCTCCGTCCTCGGGCCCGCTGCAATCGCGCTCGGGCGGGCCGAGGGCCTCGACGCTCATGCGCGCTCTGTCGCGCTCCGCCTCGATAAAGGGTCAGCATGA
- a CDS encoding glycosyl hydrolase 108 family protein yields MAIGKFSICLPYTLREEGGESNDPRDPGGNTNRGVTQARYDQYRAAKRLQPKSVSLISESELQDLYRTGYWDAIGAEQLRHGEDLSAFDYAVNSGPAKARAAIVTANAAAPPLAKVIENIATARLSFLHGLTTWRAFGRGWGARVARIEAASLKMAGLPIAPNAVSAKAQQKANSKSAKSAAPIAAAAGAGAHATGSHLWATIAVVAAIVAVAAVAAYNAWRQGQRATILANAAAAQTADAAQAAAKAAAPATAPAKS; encoded by the coding sequence ATGGCCATCGGAAAATTCAGCATATGCCTACCCTATACGCTGAGGGAAGAGGGCGGCGAATCGAACGATCCGCGCGATCCCGGCGGCAACACCAATCGGGGGGTGACGCAGGCGCGCTATGATCAGTATCGCGCGGCGAAGCGCCTGCAGCCGAAAAGCGTCTCGCTGATTTCAGAGAGCGAGCTGCAGGATCTTTATCGCACCGGCTATTGGGACGCGATCGGCGCCGAGCAACTGCGGCATGGCGAGGATCTGTCCGCGTTCGATTACGCCGTGAACTCGGGGCCGGCGAAGGCCAGAGCCGCGATCGTCACGGCGAACGCCGCTGCGCCGCCGCTCGCCAAAGTCATAGAGAACATCGCAACGGCGCGGCTGTCGTTTTTGCACGGCCTCACGACCTGGCGGGCGTTTGGCCGTGGCTGGGGCGCGCGCGTAGCGCGCATCGAGGCGGCAAGCCTCAAGATGGCTGGTCTGCCGATCGCGCCGAACGCCGTGAGCGCGAAGGCGCAGCAAAAGGCTAACTCCAAATCGGCCAAATCGGCAGCGCCGATCGCAGCGGCCGCCGGCGCCGGGGCGCACGCGACTGGCAGCCATCTGTGGGCGACGATTGCCGTTGTGGCGGCAATCGTCGCCGTCGCGGCTGTTGCGGCTTACAACGCCTGGCGGCAGGGCCAGCGCGCGACAATTCTCGCCAACGCCGCCGCGGCCCAGACGGCGGACGCAGCACAAGCCGCCGCGAAGGCCGCGGCGCCGGCGACCGCTCCCGCCAAATCCTAA
- a CDS encoding low molecular weight phosphatase family protein: protein MKVGVKDRPQSILFACTQNSVRSPMAEALGRHFFGKEIYFASAGLKRGEPDRFAVSSMEELGIDMSKHRPHTFEDLEDSSFDLIVTLSPEAHHKALEFTRTLAIEVLYWPTLDPTAVEGSRERVLDAYRNVRDGLLERIEKLLDYRPMGNL from the coding sequence ATGAAGGTCGGGGTCAAGGATCGTCCGCAATCCATCCTTTTTGCCTGCACGCAAAATTCGGTGCGGTCACCTATGGCGGAGGCTTTGGGGAGACACTTTTTTGGGAAAGAGATCTATTTTGCCTCAGCTGGATTGAAACGGGGCGAACCGGACCGCTTTGCCGTCTCTTCCATGGAAGAACTTGGCATCGACATGAGCAAGCATCGACCTCATACTTTTGAGGATCTTGAAGACAGTTCTTTCGATCTCATCGTGACCCTTTCGCCGGAGGCTCATCACAAGGCGCTTGAGTTCACGCGGACGCTTGCGATTGAAGTGTTATATTGGCCGACGCTCGATCCAACGGCTGTCGAAGGTTCGCGGGAGCGCGTACTCGACGCTTATCGCAACGTCCGAGACGGGCTTTTGGAGCGCATCGAAAAACTGCTGGATTATCGGCCGATGGGGAATCTTTGA
- a CDS encoding DUF2163 domain-containing protein, with protein MAFLDGLRSQRDSLALVADCYTFILQTGLILTYTSADVPIALNGAIFAANSVLVDGLTFKCEVGLQVDQQQITLAAQPTDTIGGIPFLQAIRNGILDGAEVQRERAFLTSWTEAPVGSVVLFKGRVGTVDSVGRTSAKITVNSDLVLLDVNMPRNLYAPNCQHVLYDSGCGLIKKAHGAKATAGDGSTQLKILWSGSSSAYAQGTLTFSSGVNTGATANVKSADAATLYLSAPLLNVPAAGDAFTVYQGCDHTQATCQAKFGNVANFRGFPYVPPPTYAL; from the coding sequence ATGGCCTTTCTCGATGGCCTGCGCTCACAACGTGACTCGCTAGCTCTCGTCGCTGATTGTTATACCTTCATTTTGCAGACTGGTCTGATTCTCACCTATACGAGCGCGGACGTTCCTATCGCGCTCAATGGCGCAATCTTCGCAGCGAACTCAGTGTTGGTCGATGGACTGACTTTCAAATGCGAAGTGGGCCTCCAGGTAGATCAGCAACAGATCACGCTGGCGGCGCAGCCGACTGACACCATCGGCGGTATTCCGTTCTTGCAAGCCATTCGAAATGGAATCCTCGATGGCGCCGAAGTTCAGCGCGAACGAGCCTTTCTGACTTCATGGACGGAGGCGCCGGTCGGAAGCGTTGTTCTATTCAAAGGCCGCGTGGGAACCGTCGACAGTGTCGGGCGCACCAGTGCGAAGATCACTGTGAACTCTGATCTCGTCCTGCTGGACGTAAACATGCCGCGAAATCTCTATGCGCCGAACTGCCAGCACGTCCTCTATGACTCCGGATGTGGGTTGATAAAAAAAGCGCACGGCGCGAAGGCAACGGCTGGCGATGGATCGACACAATTGAAGATTCTCTGGTCAGGGTCTAGCAGCGCTTACGCTCAGGGAACACTTACCTTCTCATCAGGCGTGAATACGGGCGCGACTGCGAATGTAAAATCAGCTGATGCGGCAACGCTCTATCTAAGCGCGCCGCTGCTCAATGTTCCAGCGGCTGGAGACGCATTCACGGTCTACCAAGGGTGTGATCATACGCAAGCGACCTGCCAAGCCAAGTTTGGCAATGTTGCGAATTTTCGAGGGTTTCCCTACGTCCCGCCACCTACTTATGCGTTGTAG